The following are encoded together in the Panicum virgatum strain AP13 chromosome 6K, P.virgatum_v5, whole genome shotgun sequence genome:
- the LOC120711699 gene encoding chitinase 8-like, producing the protein MARSVLPAAAAMAVLLAVAAADVGSIITQDVYNSMLPNRDNSICPANGFYTYDAFIQAAAAFPGFGTGGGDDDKNKRDLAAFFGQTSHETTGGTRGAADQFQWGYCFKEEITPTDPPYYGRGPIQLTGQANYQQAGDAIGVDLVGNPGLVASDPVVSFKTAIWFWMTAQGNKPSCHDVALGNWTPSDADTAAGRVPGYGCITNIINGGIECGVGANDANVDRIGYYQRYCGMLGIDAGANLDCYTQQHF; encoded by the exons ATGGCGAGGTCtgtgctgccggcggcggcggccatggcggtgctgctggcggtggcggcggccgacgtGGGGTCCATCATCACGCAGGACGTGTACAACAGCATGCTGCCCAACCGCGACAACTCCATCTGCCCGGCCAACGGGTTCTACACCTACGACGCCTTcatccaggccgccgccgccttcccgggcttcggcaccggcggcggcgacgacgacaagaaCAAGCGCGACCTCGCCGCCTTCTTCGGCCAGACCTCCCACGAGACCACCG GTGGCACTAGGGGCGCCGCCGACCAGTTCCAGTGGGGCTACTGCTTCAAGGAAGAGATCACCCCCACCGATCCTCCCTACTATGGACGGGGACCCATTCAATTGACAGG GCAGGCCAACTACCAGCAGGCCGGCGACGCGATCGGCGTGGACCTGGTGGGCAACCCGGGCCTGGTGGCCTCCGACCCCGTGGTCTCCTTCAAGACGGCCATCTGGTTCTGGATGACGGCGCAGGGGAACAAGCCGtcgtgccacgacgtcgccCTCGGCAACTGGACGCCCTCCGACGCCGACACCGCCGCCGGGCGGGTGCCGGGGTACGGCTGCATCACCAACATCATCAACGGCGGGATCGAGTGCGGCGTCGGCGCCAACGACGCCAACGTCGACCGCATCGGCTACTACCAGCGGTACTGCGGCATGCTGGGCATCGACGCCGGCGCTAACCTCGACTGCTACACCCAGCAGCATTTCTGA
- the LOC120711700 gene encoding mitochondrial pyruvate carrier 4-like has protein sequence MAASRFQAFWNHPAGPKTIHFWAPTFKWGINMANLIDCTKPPEEISYPQQVGLGCSGLIWARYSMVITPKNWNLFGVSSTLAGTCVYQIARKIRKDYFSDEGTAVMAPVD, from the exons ATGGCCGCCTCGAGATTTCAAGCATTTTGGAACCATCCTGCCGGCCCAAAAACCA TTCATTTCTGGGCCCCGACATTCAAGTGGGGCATCAACATGGCCAATCTTATTGACTGTACTAAACCGCCTGAAGAGATATCCTATCCACAGCAAGTTG GTCTGGGTTGCAGTGGACTCATTTGGGCGCGCTATAGTATGGTCATCACCCCG AAAAACTGGAACCTTTTCGGCGTGAGCTCCACACTAGCTGGTACGTGCGTCTACCAGATAGCACGCAAAATACG GAAAGATTACTTCAGTGATGAGGGCACCGCCGTGATGGCACCTGTGGATTGA